Proteins encoded together in one Halothermothrix orenii H 168 window:
- a CDS encoding trans-sulfuration enzyme family protein has product MDDYKFNTLSIHGGDEGKNPENALNYPLFLTSTFTFNDLEHAEKTFSFECKDYVYTRGNNPTTRLLEKRLACLEGGADCVVFSSGMAAISSALLSLLKPGDELIAHQVLYGSSYKVIKEVLPRYGIKTSFIDLTQIDKLKTGITDKTTLIYFETPVNPNLEIIDIKEVSQLCSSHNIKVVVDNTFATPFYQNPLKLGADVVIHSATKYLNGHGDVLAGAVIARDQEYIHELKFNYLTELGGVLSPFNSWLVLRGLKTLGLRMREHEKNASKIAKYLKNHPGINRVYYPGLQDFKGYEIAKKQMSGFGAIISFEIMGGYQDIKRAVESLNLIKLAVSLGDAETLIEYPFGMTHRDYSGQELARMGLNKNMVRLSVGLENYEDIIADLDQALSK; this is encoded by the coding sequence ATGGATGACTATAAATTTAACACACTATCAATTCATGGTGGAGATGAAGGGAAAAATCCAGAAAATGCTTTGAATTATCCGCTCTTTTTAACATCAACCTTTACTTTTAATGACCTTGAACATGCTGAAAAGACCTTTTCATTTGAATGTAAAGATTATGTTTATACAAGAGGGAATAACCCTACAACCAGGTTATTAGAGAAAAGGCTGGCCTGCCTTGAAGGTGGGGCAGATTGTGTTGTTTTTTCTTCTGGTATGGCAGCTATATCATCAGCACTTCTGTCATTATTAAAGCCGGGTGATGAATTGATTGCCCATCAGGTTTTGTATGGCTCGTCATATAAGGTAATAAAAGAAGTGTTACCCCGGTACGGTATCAAAACAAGTTTTATTGATTTAACTCAAATTGACAAATTAAAAACAGGTATAACTGATAAGACTACATTAATTTATTTTGAAACTCCGGTCAACCCCAATCTTGAAATAATAGATATTAAAGAAGTTAGCCAGCTATGCTCTTCACATAATATAAAAGTGGTGGTTGATAATACTTTTGCTACCCCATTTTACCAGAATCCATTAAAATTGGGAGCAGATGTTGTAATCCACAGTGCTACTAAATACCTGAATGGCCATGGTGATGTTCTGGCCGGGGCTGTTATTGCCAGGGATCAGGAATATATACATGAATTAAAATTTAATTATTTAACTGAACTGGGTGGTGTTTTAAGTCCCTTTAATTCCTGGTTAGTATTAAGAGGTCTTAAAACATTGGGTCTCAGAATGAGAGAACATGAAAAAAATGCCAGCAAGATTGCTAAGTACCTTAAAAATCATCCGGGGATAAACCGGGTATACTACCCCGGTTTACAGGACTTTAAGGGTTATGAAATAGCCAAAAAACAAATGTCCGGTTTTGGGGCAATTATAAGTTTTGAAATTATGGGTGGGTATCAGGATATAAAAAGGGCAGTTGAATCCCTGAATTTAATTAAACTGGCCGTTAGCCTCGGAGATGCTGAAACCCTTATTGAATATCCCTTTGGCATGACTCACCGGGATTATTCCGGTCAAGAACTGGCCAGAATGGGTCTCAATAAAAATATGGTAAGATTGTCGGTGGGACTTGAAAATTACGAAGATATAATAGCTGACCTGGATCAGGCCTTATCTAAATAA
- the thrB gene encoding homoserine kinase has translation MFTIKIPATSANLGPGFDSLGLSLQLYNKFTFKRLKSSDIRIKIKEVDTGNIIELPIKDNLIYRAMMYLFERYDVRPEGIELMEEVAIPFARGLGSSATAILGGLFGANIMLGEPLEDEELLKIAVKLEKHPDNVVPALKGGFVINVLKGSDLYYKKINPGEQLRVILCIPEFQLKTEDLRQVLPRQIEFKDAVFNHSRTAFLTSCFYERDWESLRVAMQDRLHQDYRSSLIPGFDEVVKSAYDNGAVGVALSGAGPTVISFAKDKGDKIGEAMVKAFGHYNINSKYIETGLDNKGLILKGHKFSLSGGSR, from the coding sequence ATGTTTACAATAAAAATACCGGCAACATCTGCAAACCTGGGGCCTGGCTTTGATAGCCTCGGTCTTTCTTTACAATTATATAATAAATTTACTTTTAAAAGACTTAAAAGTTCTGATATCAGAATTAAAATTAAGGAAGTAGACACAGGTAATATTATTGAATTACCGATTAAAGATAATTTAATTTACCGGGCCATGATGTATCTTTTTGAGCGTTATGATGTTAGACCTGAGGGCATAGAACTTATGGAAGAAGTTGCTATTCCCTTTGCCCGGGGACTTGGTAGTAGTGCCACCGCTATACTCGGTGGCTTATTTGGGGCTAACATCATGTTAGGGGAACCCCTAGAAGACGAAGAACTATTAAAGATTGCTGTTAAATTGGAAAAACACCCTGATAATGTAGTTCCTGCCCTGAAAGGTGGTTTTGTTATAAATGTTTTAAAGGGTAGTGACCTTTATTATAAAAAGATTAACCCCGGTGAGCAATTAAGGGTAATTCTGTGTATCCCTGAATTTCAATTAAAAACAGAAGATTTAAGGCAGGTTTTACCCCGCCAAATAGAATTTAAAGATGCTGTTTTTAACCACAGTAGAACCGCTTTTTTAACTTCCTGTTTTTATGAAAGAGACTGGGAAAGTCTAAGGGTTGCCATGCAGGATAGATTACATCAGGATTACCGTTCCTCGCTAATTCCCGGGTTTGATGAAGTTGTTAAGAGTGCCTATGACAATGGGGCGGTAGGTGTAGCTTTAAGTGGGGCCGGCCCAACTGTTATCAGTTTTGCAAAAGATAAAGGAGATAAAATTGGTGAAGCTATGGTTAAGGCCTTTGGTCATTATAACATAAACAGTAAATATATCGAAACAGGACTGGATAATAAGGGATTAATTTTAAAAGGACACAAGTTCAGTCTGTCAGGAGGGAGCAGGTAG
- a CDS encoding homoserine dehydrogenase, whose product MIKIGLLGLGTVGSGVVTIMENNKESIRRKVGTSLAIEKVLVKNLDKERDLDIDSRVLTSNIEDIVYNPDIDLVVELIGGEEPACQYIKEAINRGKSVVTANKLVIAKHGTEILKLAREKGVQVSYEGSVGGGIPIIRPLKESLAANRIHEIYGILNGTTNYILTKMTREGRKFQEVLAEAQKLGYAESDPSSDIEGYDAAYKIAILASIAFETSIDISSVYVEGIDGISVDDIELARELGYVIKLLAIGKRCERGLDIRVHPTFIPRSHPLALVSDVYNAVYLHGDAVGDVMSYGKGAGQMPTGSAVVADIIQVARDIHSGRVVTPSLDTTIKHRVVDINEIENSFYLRLQVRDKPGVLAQITKVLGDNKVSLASVLQKHRLTTVVPLVLITHPVKEQFINKSLKELKKIEDVVSIDSLIRVEEESI is encoded by the coding sequence ATGATTAAAATAGGTTTACTGGGTCTGGGTACTGTCGGTAGTGGAGTTGTTACAATTATGGAGAACAATAAGGAGAGTATAAGGAGAAAAGTGGGGACCTCTCTAGCAATAGAGAAGGTTCTAGTTAAAAATCTTGACAAGGAAAGGGACCTGGATATTGATTCCAGGGTGTTGACCAGTAATATTGAAGATATAGTCTACAATCCTGATATTGATCTTGTTGTGGAATTAATTGGTGGTGAAGAACCTGCCTGCCAGTATATTAAAGAGGCTATAAATAGGGGGAAGAGTGTTGTTACTGCCAATAAATTGGTTATAGCCAAACATGGTACTGAGATCTTAAAACTGGCCCGGGAAAAAGGGGTTCAGGTCAGCTATGAGGGTAGTGTTGGTGGTGGAATTCCTATTATCAGGCCATTGAAGGAATCACTGGCGGCAAACCGGATTCATGAAATTTATGGTATTCTAAATGGTACCACCAATTATATTCTAACTAAGATGACCAGAGAGGGGAGAAAATTTCAGGAAGTACTGGCTGAAGCCCAGAAACTAGGATATGCTGAAAGTGATCCCTCTTCTGATATTGAAGGTTATGATGCTGCCTATAAAATAGCTATACTGGCCTCTATTGCCTTTGAAACATCTATTGACATCAGTTCGGTTTATGTAGAAGGTATTGATGGTATCAGTGTTGATGACATTGAACTTGCCCGGGAACTGGGTTATGTTATAAAATTATTAGCTATAGGAAAAAGGTGTGAACGTGGTCTCGACATCAGGGTCCATCCCACCTTTATTCCCAGAAGCCATCCTCTGGCCCTGGTAAGTGATGTTTATAACGCTGTTTATTTACATGGTGATGCAGTAGGGGATGTTATGTCCTATGGTAAAGGGGCTGGACAGATGCCGACCGGTAGTGCTGTAGTTGCTGACATTATTCAGGTGGCAAGAGATATTCATTCTGGTAGAGTTGTGACCCCGTCCCTGGACACGACTATAAAACACAGGGTAGTTGATATAAATGAAATTGAGAATAGTTTTTATCTGAGATTACAGGTTAGAGATAAGCCGGGAGTTTTAGCCCAGATTACTAAAGTTTTAGGTGATAATAAGGTAAGCCTTGCTTCTGTCTTACAAAAGCATCGATTAACAACTGTAGTACCCCTGGTGTTAATAACCCATCCTGTTAAAGAGCAATTTATTAATAAGTCATTAAAGGAATTAAAGAAGATTGAAGATGTTGTTAGCATTGATAGTTTAATAAGGGTTGAGGAGGAATCAATATGA
- the thrC gene encoding threonine synthase, with the protein MKKWPGIIEAYREFMPLKETTKPVTLQEGNTPLIYADRLSEKLGIQLYLKYDGANPTGSFKDRGMTLAVTKAIEDGSEAIMCASTGNTSAAAAAYGARSGLKTAVVIPEGKIALGKLAQALMHGAEVIPIKGNFDDALAIVKEITSKYPITLVNSLNPYRIEGQKSGAFEVCDQLGNAPDVLAIPVGNAGNITAYWKGFKEYYRAKKIESLPRMLGFEAEGSAAIAKNTVISEPETIATAIRIGNPASWDKAVKAAEESRGLIDYVTDNEIIETYREIASEVGIFAEPASAASVAGVKKMVARSVIKPGSQVVAVLTGHGLKDPTTAIDTIKKPEPVSAEVEAVLEKMGTW; encoded by the coding sequence ATGAAAAAATGGCCTGGAATAATTGAAGCTTATAGAGAATTTATGCCCCTTAAGGAAACAACAAAACCGGTAACCCTGCAGGAGGGAAATACCCCTTTAATATATGCTGACAGGTTAAGTGAAAAACTTGGTATTCAACTATACTTAAAATATGATGGAGCCAATCCAACTGGTTCTTTTAAAGATAGGGGTATGACTCTGGCTGTAACTAAAGCTATAGAAGATGGATCAGAGGCTATTATGTGTGCATCAACAGGTAATACTTCTGCAGCAGCAGCAGCCTATGGGGCCAGAAGTGGCCTTAAGACAGCTGTAGTTATTCCTGAAGGAAAGATAGCCCTGGGGAAACTGGCCCAGGCCTTAATGCATGGGGCTGAGGTAATACCTATCAAGGGAAATTTTGATGATGCCCTGGCTATAGTTAAGGAGATTACCAGTAAATATCCCATAACACTTGTTAATTCTTTAAATCCATACCGGATAGAAGGCCAGAAAAGTGGTGCCTTTGAGGTCTGTGATCAACTCGGAAACGCCCCTGATGTTCTGGCTATACCGGTTGGTAATGCCGGAAATATAACTGCCTACTGGAAGGGTTTTAAAGAATATTACCGGGCTAAAAAGATAGAGTCATTGCCCCGTATGCTTGGTTTTGAAGCTGAAGGTTCAGCAGCCATAGCTAAAAATACTGTAATCAGTGAACCGGAAACAATTGCTACTGCAATAAGAATCGGTAATCCAGCCAGCTGGGATAAAGCTGTTAAAGCTGCTGAAGAATCCCGGGGTCTTATTGATTATGTAACAGATAATGAGATTATTGAGACCTACAGGGAAATTGCCTCAGAGGTTGGTATATTTGCTGAGCCGGCGTCGGCCGCTTCAGTGGCAGGGGTTAAAAAAATGGTGGCCCGGAGTGTGATCAAGCCCGGGAGTCAGGTTGTGGCTGTCTTAACCGGTCACGGGCTTAAAGACCCAACCACTGCAATTGATACCATCAAAAAACCAGAACCTGTTTCCGCAGAGGTAGAGGCGGTTCTTGAGAAAATGGGAACATGGTAG
- a CDS encoding aspartate kinase, whose product MALIVQKYGGTSVGTIERIKNVADRVIKEYKSGNKLVVVVSAMGDTTDKLIKLMKGVTSDPDPREADMLLTTGEQVSIALLTMAIQERGYPAISLTGSQVQIKTNDHHNKAEILGVDNNRLIEELDQGKIVVVAGFQGINSNNDFTTLGRGGSDTTAVALAASLGAERCEIYSDVEGIYTTDPRVVPEAVKLDYISYNEMLELAHLGAKVLHPRSVELAKAYNLKLYIASSFNYKPGTVVKGVDDMEKRRSVTGVTCEKDEVKVTVQKVPDRPGVAGKIFKELARYNINVDMIIQNLQYDNRNDITFTINKEDLIKCKKVIYRIAEELNAGGVEIDTRVAKVSIVGAGMISTPGIAGKMFEIMGNENINIQMITTSDIKISCLIRENQAEKALKTLHRQFELGNITQKQAR is encoded by the coding sequence ATGGCTTTAATAGTACAAAAATACGGTGGTACATCGGTGGGAACTATTGAAAGGATTAAAAATGTTGCCGACCGTGTCATTAAAGAATATAAAAGTGGTAACAAACTGGTTGTAGTTGTTTCAGCAATGGGTGATACCACTGATAAGCTAATCAAGCTCATGAAAGGGGTTACAAGTGACCCCGATCCACGGGAAGCGGATATGCTATTAACAACAGGAGAACAGGTTTCAATTGCGCTTCTCACAATGGCTATCCAGGAAAGAGGTTATCCCGCTATTTCCCTGACTGGAAGTCAGGTCCAGATCAAGACCAATGACCATCATAATAAAGCTGAAATACTAGGTGTTGATAATAACCGGCTTATTGAGGAACTGGATCAGGGTAAAATTGTAGTGGTAGCAGGTTTTCAGGGGATTAACAGTAATAATGATTTTACAACACTGGGGCGTGGTGGTTCTGATACAACTGCCGTTGCTCTGGCAGCATCCCTGGGGGCAGAAAGGTGTGAAATATATTCAGATGTTGAAGGGATCTATACTACCGATCCCAGGGTTGTACCTGAAGCGGTAAAGCTTGATTATATATCGTATAATGAAATGCTGGAGCTAGCCCATCTAGGGGCTAAAGTCCTTCATCCCCGTTCTGTGGAACTGGCCAAAGCCTATAATTTAAAACTATATATAGCCTCAAGTTTTAATTATAAACCAGGTACGGTAGTAAAGGGGGTTGATGACATGGAGAAGAGGAGAAGTGTTACCGGGGTAACCTGTGAAAAAGATGAGGTAAAAGTAACTGTACAAAAAGTACCTGATAGACCAGGTGTTGCCGGGAAAATTTTTAAAGAACTGGCCAGATATAATATAAACGTTGATATGATTATCCAGAACCTGCAGTATGATAACCGAAATGATATTACTTTTACCATAAATAAAGAAGATTTAATTAAATGTAAAAAGGTTATTTACCGGATTGCAGAAGAATTAAATGCCGGTGGTGTTGAAATCGATACCAGGGTAGCCAAAGTATCAATAGTGGGAGCTGGAATGATATCAACACCCGGTATAGCCGGAAAAATGTTTGAAATAATGGGGAATGAAAATATTAACATTCAGATGATTACTACATCTGATATAAAGATCTCCTGTTTAATAAGGGAAAACCAGGCTGAAAAAGCCCTTAAAACCCTTCACAGACAATTTGAACTGGGGAATATTACTCAGAAACAGGCTCGATAA
- the nifV gene encoding homocitrate synthase has product MGRKIKIVDTTLRDGEQTAGVVFANEEKIRIAKLLAEIGVQQIEAGIPVMGGDEKKAIKSIVEADLDVSVMAWNRAVISDIKESIDCGVDAVAISISTSDIHIKHKLKRDRDWVLKNMVEATRFAKKHNLYVSVNAEDSSRTDMDFLLRFAKEAKEAGADRLRYCDTVGTMEPFQLYEQVKLIRNEIGIDVEMHTHNDFGLATANALAGVKAGANYVGVTVGGLGERAGNAALEEVVMALKYLYNIDLNFKTSKFRELNEYVGMASNRPVPAWKPIVGSNMFAHESGIHTDGVIKNASTYEIFSPEEVGLTRQIVIGKHSGRNAIINKFKEYGISLNNDEATEILKEVRSLAVKLKRALFDKELVYIYQDLKQERGEEWEEEKLS; this is encoded by the coding sequence ATGGGAAGGAAAATAAAGATTGTTGATACTACATTACGTGATGGTGAGCAGACAGCAGGTGTTGTTTTTGCCAATGAAGAGAAAATAAGGATTGCCAAACTCCTGGCCGAGATCGGGGTACAGCAGATTGAGGCCGGGATTCCGGTTATGGGTGGTGATGAGAAAAAGGCAATAAAAAGTATTGTAGAAGCAGATCTCGATGTCAGTGTCATGGCCTGGAACCGGGCAGTTATTTCAGATATAAAAGAGTCAATTGATTGTGGGGTTGATGCTGTTGCTATTTCTATATCTACTTCTGATATTCATATTAAACATAAACTAAAAAGAGACCGGGACTGGGTCCTGAAAAACATGGTGGAGGCAACCAGGTTTGCTAAAAAACATAACTTATATGTGTCTGTCAATGCTGAAGATTCTTCCCGGACAGATATGGATTTTTTATTAAGGTTTGCTAAAGAAGCTAAAGAAGCCGGAGCTGACCGTCTCCGTTATTGTGATACTGTAGGAACAATGGAGCCTTTTCAGCTTTATGAACAGGTCAAATTAATACGAAACGAAATAGGAATTGATGTAGAGATGCATACCCATAATGATTTTGGCCTGGCTACTGCCAATGCTTTAGCTGGAGTTAAAGCCGGTGCCAATTATGTAGGGGTTACCGTAGGCGGTCTTGGAGAGCGGGCCGGGAATGCAGCCCTTGAAGAAGTAGTTATGGCTTTAAAATATCTATATAATATTGATCTCAATTTTAAGACAAGTAAATTCAGGGAACTTAATGAATATGTCGGAATGGCTTCTAACCGCCCTGTTCCTGCCTGGAAACCTATTGTAGGCAGTAACATGTTTGCTCATGAATCCGGTATTCATACCGATGGGGTTATTAAAAATGCCAGTACTTATGAAATATTTTCACCAGAAGAAGTGGGGTTAACAAGACAGATTGTTATCGGGAAACACTCGGGTAGAAATGCCATCATAAATAAGTTTAAGGAATATGGAATAAGCTTAAATAATGATGAGGCCACTGAAATCCTTAAAGAAGTCAGATCCCTTGCCGTCAAATTAAAACGGGCTTTATTTGATAAAGAGCTTGTTTATATCTATCAGGACCTTAAACAGGAAAGAGGAGAAGAATGGGAAGAGGAAAAACTGTCATAG
- a CDS encoding isocitrate dehydrogenase (NAD(+)): MITVTLIPGDGIGPEITDVVVEVFEALGVDVDWEVVNAGKSVMDKYGTPLPDEVIESIKKNKVALKGPITTPVGSGFRSVNVAIRKKLNLYANLRPVESLPGLKTRYDKVNLVVVRENTEGLYSGVEHKISDFAAESIKIITRKASERIIEFAFSYAKKNDRQQVTAVHKANIMKISDGLFLDTARKVAEKYPGIEYNERIIDNMCMQLVQNPEDYDVLVMPNFYGDIVSDLGAGLVGGLGVTPGANIGDEIAVFEAVHGSAPDIAGKGVANPVAILRSSIMLLNHIGESEKASKLDQAIKKTLVKGKGLTPDLGGQGTTRSFKDQIINNI, translated from the coding sequence ATGATAACAGTAACTTTGATTCCTGGAGATGGAATTGGACCTGAAATAACGGACGTTGTGGTTGAAGTTTTTGAAGCACTGGGGGTTGATGTAGACTGGGAAGTAGTTAATGCCGGCAAGTCGGTAATGGATAAATACGGCACCCCACTTCCTGATGAAGTAATTGAATCCATTAAGAAAAATAAAGTAGCCTTAAAAGGGCCTATTACTACACCTGTCGGATCTGGTTTTCGTAGTGTTAATGTAGCTATAAGAAAAAAGCTCAATTTATATGCTAATTTACGACCTGTTGAGAGTTTACCGGGGCTTAAAACCCGTTATGATAAGGTTAATCTTGTTGTAGTTAGAGAAAATACTGAAGGATTATATAGCGGGGTAGAACATAAAATTAGTGATTTTGCTGCCGAAAGTATAAAAATTATTACCAGAAAGGCGAGTGAGAGGATTATAGAATTTGCCTTCAGTTATGCTAAAAAAAATGACCGTCAGCAGGTTACTGCGGTTCACAAGGCCAACATAATGAAAATTTCTGATGGGTTATTTCTGGATACGGCCCGTAAGGTGGCTGAAAAATACCCTGGTATTGAGTACAATGAGCGAATTATAGATAATATGTGTATGCAACTGGTTCAAAATCCTGAAGATTATGATGTTCTGGTAATGCCTAATTTTTACGGAGATATAGTATCAGATCTGGGGGCAGGTCTGGTTGGAGGGCTTGGTGTAACCCCGGGGGCAAATATTGGAGATGAAATTGCAGTTTTTGAAGCAGTACATGGTAGTGCCCCTGATATTGCCGGAAAGGGAGTAGCCAATCCTGTGGCTATTTTACGCTCAAGTATTATGTTATTAAATCATATCGGTGAAAGTGAAAAAGCCAGTAAACTTGACCAGGCTATTAAGAAAACCCTGGTTAAAGGTAAGGGTCTAACTCCGGACCTCGGTGGTCAGGGAACCACCCGGAGCTTTAAAGACCAGATAATTAATAATATCTAA
- a CDS encoding superoxide dismutase family protein: MFFSDRNRARALVRGGPLAPEIRGEVIFKNVPEGTWVCAEIYGLPPYQPATEERPPIGPHGFHIHGFGNCKVGNPEDPFKAAGGHWNPENQPHGNHAGDFPVLFSNNGYARMCFFTNKFRVKDIIGRSVIIHEYPDDYRSQPAGNSGPRFACGVIRYY; the protein is encoded by the coding sequence TTGTTCTTTAGCGATAGAAACAGAGCCCGGGCCCTGGTCAGGGGGGGACCCCTTGCTCCGGAAATAAGGGGGGAGGTAATCTTCAAGAATGTTCCGGAGGGAACCTGGGTTTGTGCTGAAATTTATGGCCTCCCACCTTACCAGCCGGCCACAGAAGAAAGACCTCCAATCGGTCCCCATGGTTTTCATATTCACGGGTTTGGTAACTGTAAGGTTGGAAACCCGGAAGACCCCTTTAAGGCAGCAGGAGGCCACTGGAATCCCGAAAACCAACCCCATGGAAATCATGCCGGTGATTTTCCCGTTTTATTTTCAAACAACGGGTATGCCCGGATGTGCTTTTTTACCAACAAATTCAGGGTTAAAGATATAATAGGAAGGTCAGTTATTATTCATGAGTATCCCGATGATTACCGGAGTCAACCAGCCGGGAACTCTGGTCCAAGATTCGCCTGTGGTGTCATTAGATATTATTAA
- a CDS encoding O-acetyl-ADP-ribose deacetylase, producing MVKIEIEGSQLILDTGDITQERVEAIVNAANSSLMGGGGVDGAIHRAGGPDILEECKEIRKKKGKLPPGQAVITTGGKLKARYVIHTVGPVWHGGQKNEGEVLKQAYRNCLDLARKNGIRSIAFPSISTGAYRFPVDRAAGIAIDTIYTYLSKYKGVFEKVKMVLYTEADYNIYVSKYNKIIHKSDQQ from the coding sequence ATGGTTAAAATTGAAATTGAAGGTTCACAATTAATCCTGGATACAGGTGATATTACTCAGGAAAGGGTTGAAGCCATTGTTAATGCAGCTAATTCTTCACTGATGGGTGGAGGAGGTGTTGATGGGGCTATCCACCGGGCTGGTGGTCCTGATATACTTGAGGAATGTAAGGAAATCAGGAAAAAAAAGGGTAAACTACCTCCAGGCCAGGCGGTAATAACTACCGGTGGAAAGCTTAAGGCCAGATATGTAATCCATACCGTTGGTCCTGTCTGGCATGGTGGTCAAAAAAATGAAGGTGAAGTCTTAAAACAGGCATACAGGAACTGTTTAGACCTGGCGAGAAAAAACGGGATCAGGTCTATTGCCTTTCCATCCATCAGTACTGGAGCTTATAGATTTCCGGTTGACAGGGCAGCCGGTATTGCGATAGATACAATTTATACATATCTTTCAAAATACAAAGGGGTATTCGAGAAGGTTAAAATGGTTTTATACACTGAAGCTGATTATAACATATATGTCTCCAAATATAATAAAATTATCCATAAATCTGATCAACAATAA
- the glpK gene encoding glycerol kinase GlpK: MNKKYIMAIDQGTTSTRAMIFNHRGEVVSKSQQEFSQIYPKPGWVEHSPDEIWVSILGVMSGALRSKGISPKEIAAIGITNQRETTVIWDKNTDEPVYNAIVWQCRRTTDICQELKNNGLEDKFKEKTGLVLDPYFSGTKIKWILDNVAGARQKAKNGDLLFGTIDSWLIWKLTGGKVHVTDYTNASRTLLYNIHELDWDEELLDILGIPESILPEVKASSTIYGNTVPYHFFGEEVPISGIAGDQQAATFAQGCYEKGMTKITYGTGGFMLMNTGKEAVTSDNGLLTTIAWGLDDGIYYALEGSIFNAGSAIQWLRDELDLIEDAADSEYFASKVEDTGGVYVVPAFTGLGAPYWDPRARGIIVGLTRGTNKNHLIRATIESLIYQSKDVLMAMVEDSGLDLKDIKVDGGAAANNLLLQFLSDMTGSRVERPINTETTAAGAAYLAGLAIDFWTDQEEVLKIRKVDREFNPDMSGEKREQLYRGWKKAINAALSWSKT; this comes from the coding sequence GTGAATAAAAAGTATATAATGGCCATTGATCAGGGGACAACCAGTACCAGAGCTATGATATTTAATCACCGGGGTGAGGTTGTCAGTAAGTCACAGCAGGAATTTAGTCAGATATACCCTAAACCGGGCTGGGTTGAACACAGTCCTGATGAGATCTGGGTTTCGATCCTTGGTGTCATGAGTGGCGCCTTAAGGTCAAAAGGTATTTCACCCAAAGAAATTGCTGCCATTGGAATTACAAATCAGCGAGAGACTACAGTAATCTGGGATAAAAATACAGATGAACCTGTCTATAATGCTATTGTCTGGCAGTGTCGGAGAACTACAGATATCTGTCAGGAATTAAAAAATAATGGGCTGGAAGATAAATTTAAAGAAAAAACGGGTCTTGTCCTTGACCCTTACTTTTCAGGGACCAAAATTAAGTGGATTTTAGACAATGTTGCCGGAGCCAGGCAGAAAGCTAAAAATGGTGACCTTCTGTTTGGCACAATTGATAGCTGGTTGATATGGAAGCTTACCGGGGGAAAAGTCCATGTCACTGATTATACTAATGCATCCCGGACTTTATTATATAACATTCATGAGTTAGACTGGGATGAAGAATTATTAGATATCCTTGGTATTCCAGAGAGTATACTTCCTGAAGTTAAAGCGAGTTCGACAATTTACGGTAATACAGTACCCTATCATTTTTTCGGAGAGGAGGTTCCTATTTCTGGTATTGCCGGGGACCAGCAGGCTGCTACCTTTGCCCAGGGTTGTTATGAAAAGGGGATGACTAAAATTACCTATGGTACCGGTGGATTTATGTTAATGAATACCGGAAAAGAAGCGGTTACTTCAGATAATGGACTGTTAACAACAATTGCCTGGGGCCTGGATGATGGTATATATTATGCCCTTGAGGGAAGTATTTTTAACGCCGGTTCCGCGATTCAGTGGCTAAGGGATGAACTTGACTTAATTGAAGATGCTGCTGATTCTGAGTATTTTGCCAGTAAGGTAGAAGATACCGGAGGTGTCTATGTTGTTCCTGCTTTTACAGGACTCGGTGCCCCTTACTGGGATCCCAGGGCCCGGGGGATAATTGTAGGTCTAACCAGGGGAACTAATAAAAATCATCTTATCCGGGCCACTATTGAGTCACTGATTTATCAGAGTAAAGATGTTTTAATGGCAATGGTTGAAGATTCGGGTCTTGATTTAAAGGATATAAAGGTTGATGGAGGTGCTGCTGCTAATAATCTTTTGTTACAGTTCCTATCAGATATGACCGGATCCCGGGTTGAAAGACCCATTAACACTGAAACGACGGCAGCCGGGGCAGCTTATCTGGCTGGTCTGGCTATTGATTTCTGGACAGACCAGGAGGAAGTACTTAAGATAAGGAAAGTTGACCGGGAGTTTAATCCTGATATGTCAGGGGAAAAAAGAGAGCAATTATACAGGGGATGGAAAAAAGCTATTAATGCAGCCCTTAGCTGGAGTAAGACTTAA